The following are from one region of the Calypte anna isolate BGI_N300 chromosome 13, bCalAnn1_v1.p, whole genome shotgun sequence genome:
- the SQSTM1 gene encoding sequestosome-1 isoform X3, with protein sequence MASLTVKAYLLGKEEAAREIRRFTLLPPASYQAIHDRVAELFQGLLRAGPPPAFRMHYKDEDGDLIAFSTDEELGMAMPYVQDGVFRVYIKEKKECRREHRSQCSQEPRRDMVHPNVICDGCEGPVVGARFKCTVCPDYDLCSTCEGKGIHKEHNMVMFQSPLLNPFEWLPRGRWLRKMRHGGPPFPWMHCWGYPGPAAPCQNSEQAQTNAAASSPPNAEGIEVDIDVEHGGQRSKVTPASPNQENSAQSSSSTLNQNVQTKPDWSNTDSASEVNGVSEQIQDMVIDPVSTQMEDASFQSQENSESSSSSSGGDEDWTHLSSKEVDPSTGELQSLQMPETEGPSSLDEQDPPQPGPTGLREAALYPHLPPEADPRLIESLSQMLSMGFSDEGGWLTRLLQTKNCDIGAALDAIQYSKQPPHL encoded by the exons ATGGCGTCGCTGACGGTGAAAGCTTACCTGCTGGGCAAGGAGGAGGCGGCCCGTGAGATCCGCCGCTTCACCCTCCTGCCCCCCGCCAGCTACCAGGCCATCCATGACCGAGTCGCCGAGCTCTTCCAGGGGCTGCTGCGGGCCGGTCCGCCGCCCGCCTTCCGCATGCACTACAAAG ATGAGGACGGGGACCTGATCGCTTTTTCCACCGACGAGGAGCTGGGGATGGCGATGCCTTATGTGCAGGACGGCGTTTTTCGTGTTTACATCAAAG aaaaaaaggagtgcAGGCGGGAACACCGCTCGCAGTGCAGCCAGGAGCCTCGTCGTGACATGGTGCATCCCAACGTGATCTGTGATGGCTGTGAAGGACCCGTGGTGGGTGCCAGGTTCAAGTGCACTGTCTGTCCAGATTATGACCTGTGTAGCACCTGTGAGGGGAAGGGCATCCACAAGGAGCACAACATGGTGATGTTTCAGAGCCCACTGCTAAATCCATTCGAG TGGCTTCCACGAGGACGCTGGCTCCGTAAAATGAGGCATGGAGGCCCACCCTTCCCATGGATGCACTGCTGGGGATATCCTGGCCCTGCAGCTCCGTGCCAAAACTCTGAACAAGCCCAGACTAATGCTGCAGCCTCCAGTCCACCCAATGCAGAAG GTATTGAAGTTGATATTGATGTGGAACATGGAGGACAGAGAAGCAAAGTGACTCCTGCTTCTCCCAACCAAGAGAACAGTGCTCAGTCAAGCAGCAGTACTCTTAACCAAAACGTTCAGACCAAACCCGACTGGAGTAACACAGATTCTGCTTCAGAAGTAAATGGTGTTTCAGAGCAGATACAAGACATGGTGATAGATCCTGTGTCCACACAAATGGAGGATGCCAGCTTCCAGTCCCAG GAAAACAGTGAATCCAGCAGCAGTTCCTCAGGTGGTGATGAGGACTGGACCCACTTGTCTTCCAAGGAAGTGGATCCTTCCACAGGTGAACTGCAGTCTCTGCAGATGCCAGAGACAGAAGGTCCCAGCTCCCTGGATGAACAGGATCCTCCCCAGCCAGGTCCTACAGGACTGCGAGAAGCTGCACTCTacccacatctcccaccag AAGCAGACCCTCGCCTCATTGAGTCTCTGTCCCAGATGCTCTCTATGGGCTTCTCTGATGAGGGTGGATGGCTCACTCGACTCCTGCAGACAAAGAACTGTGACATTGGAGCAGCATTAGATGCCATCCAGTACTCCAAGCAGCCACCTCACTTGTAG
- the SQSTM1 gene encoding sequestosome-1 isoform X2: MASLTVKAYLLGKEEAAREIRRFTLLPPASYQAIHDRVAELFQGLLRAGPPPAFRMHYKDEDGDLIAFSTDEELGMAMPYVQDGVFRVYIKEKKECRREHRSQCSQEPRRDMVHPNVICDGCEGPVVGARFKCTVCPDYDLCSTCEGKGIHKEHNMVMFQSPLLNPFEWLPRGRWLRKMRHGGPPFPWMHCWGYPGPAAPCQNSEQAQTNAAASSPPNAEASTNSQPQDPNVTFLKNVGESVAAFLSPLGIEVDIDVEHGGQRSKVTPASPNQENSAQSSSSTLNQNVQTKPDWSNTDSASEVNGVSEQIQDMVIDPVSTQMEDASFQSQENSESSSSSSGGDEDWTHLSSKEVDPSTGELQSLQMPETEGPSSLDEQDPPQPGPTGLREAALYPHLPPEADPRLIESLSQMLSMGFSDEGGWLTRLLQTKNCDIGAALDAIQYSKQPPHL, from the exons ATGGCGTCGCTGACGGTGAAAGCTTACCTGCTGGGCAAGGAGGAGGCGGCCCGTGAGATCCGCCGCTTCACCCTCCTGCCCCCCGCCAGCTACCAGGCCATCCATGACCGAGTCGCCGAGCTCTTCCAGGGGCTGCTGCGGGCCGGTCCGCCGCCCGCCTTCCGCATGCACTACAAAG ATGAGGACGGGGACCTGATCGCTTTTTCCACCGACGAGGAGCTGGGGATGGCGATGCCTTATGTGCAGGACGGCGTTTTTCGTGTTTACATCAAAG aaaaaaaggagtgcAGGCGGGAACACCGCTCGCAGTGCAGCCAGGAGCCTCGTCGTGACATGGTGCATCCCAACGTGATCTGTGATGGCTGTGAAGGACCCGTGGTGGGTGCCAGGTTCAAGTGCACTGTCTGTCCAGATTATGACCTGTGTAGCACCTGTGAGGGGAAGGGCATCCACAAGGAGCACAACATGGTGATGTTTCAGAGCCCACTGCTAAATCCATTCGAG TGGCTTCCACGAGGACGCTGGCTCCGTAAAATGAGGCATGGAGGCCCACCCTTCCCATGGATGCACTGCTGGGGATATCCTGGCCCTGCAGCTCCGTGCCAAAACTCTGAACAAGCCCAGACTAATGCTGCAGCCTCCAGTCCACCCAATGCAGAAG CTTCTACTAACAGCCAGCCTCAGGACCCCAATGTCACCTTCTTAAAGAATGTGGGGGAGAGCGTTGCAGCTTTTCTGAGCCCCCTGG GTATTGAAGTTGATATTGATGTGGAACATGGAGGACAGAGAAGCAAAGTGACTCCTGCTTCTCCCAACCAAGAGAACAGTGCTCAGTCAAGCAGCAGTACTCTTAACCAAAACGTTCAGACCAAACCCGACTGGAGTAACACAGATTCTGCTTCAGAAGTAAATGGTGTTTCAGAGCAGATACAAGACATGGTGATAGATCCTGTGTCCACACAAATGGAGGATGCCAGCTTCCAGTCCCAG GAAAACAGTGAATCCAGCAGCAGTTCCTCAGGTGGTGATGAGGACTGGACCCACTTGTCTTCCAAGGAAGTGGATCCTTCCACAGGTGAACTGCAGTCTCTGCAGATGCCAGAGACAGAAGGTCCCAGCTCCCTGGATGAACAGGATCCTCCCCAGCCAGGTCCTACAGGACTGCGAGAAGCTGCACTCTacccacatctcccaccag AAGCAGACCCTCGCCTCATTGAGTCTCTGTCCCAGATGCTCTCTATGGGCTTCTCTGATGAGGGTGGATGGCTCACTCGACTCCTGCAGACAAAGAACTGTGACATTGGAGCAGCATTAGATGCCATCCAGTACTCCAAGCAGCCACCTCACTTGTAG
- the SQSTM1 gene encoding sequestosome-1 isoform X1, whose translation MASLTVKAYLLGKEEAAREIRRFTLLPPASYQAIHDRVAELFQGLLRAGPPPAFRMHYKDEDGDLIAFSTDEELGMAMPYVQDGVFRVYIKEKKECRREHRSQCSQEPRRDMVHPNVICDGCEGPVVGARFKCTVCPDYDLCSTCEGKGIHKEHNMVMFQSPLLNPFEWLPRGRWLRKMRHGGPPFPWMHCWGYPGPAAPCQNSEQAQTNAAASSPPNAEEASTNSQPQDPNVTFLKNVGESVAAFLSPLGIEVDIDVEHGGQRSKVTPASPNQENSAQSSSSTLNQNVQTKPDWSNTDSASEVNGVSEQIQDMVIDPVSTQMEDASFQSQENSESSSSSSGGDEDWTHLSSKEVDPSTGELQSLQMPETEGPSSLDEQDPPQPGPTGLREAALYPHLPPEADPRLIESLSQMLSMGFSDEGGWLTRLLQTKNCDIGAALDAIQYSKQPPHL comes from the exons ATGGCGTCGCTGACGGTGAAAGCTTACCTGCTGGGCAAGGAGGAGGCGGCCCGTGAGATCCGCCGCTTCACCCTCCTGCCCCCCGCCAGCTACCAGGCCATCCATGACCGAGTCGCCGAGCTCTTCCAGGGGCTGCTGCGGGCCGGTCCGCCGCCCGCCTTCCGCATGCACTACAAAG ATGAGGACGGGGACCTGATCGCTTTTTCCACCGACGAGGAGCTGGGGATGGCGATGCCTTATGTGCAGGACGGCGTTTTTCGTGTTTACATCAAAG aaaaaaaggagtgcAGGCGGGAACACCGCTCGCAGTGCAGCCAGGAGCCTCGTCGTGACATGGTGCATCCCAACGTGATCTGTGATGGCTGTGAAGGACCCGTGGTGGGTGCCAGGTTCAAGTGCACTGTCTGTCCAGATTATGACCTGTGTAGCACCTGTGAGGGGAAGGGCATCCACAAGGAGCACAACATGGTGATGTTTCAGAGCCCACTGCTAAATCCATTCGAG TGGCTTCCACGAGGACGCTGGCTCCGTAAAATGAGGCATGGAGGCCCACCCTTCCCATGGATGCACTGCTGGGGATATCCTGGCCCTGCAGCTCCGTGCCAAAACTCTGAACAAGCCCAGACTAATGCTGCAGCCTCCAGTCCACCCAATGCAGAAG AAGCTTCTACTAACAGCCAGCCTCAGGACCCCAATGTCACCTTCTTAAAGAATGTGGGGGAGAGCGTTGCAGCTTTTCTGAGCCCCCTGG GTATTGAAGTTGATATTGATGTGGAACATGGAGGACAGAGAAGCAAAGTGACTCCTGCTTCTCCCAACCAAGAGAACAGTGCTCAGTCAAGCAGCAGTACTCTTAACCAAAACGTTCAGACCAAACCCGACTGGAGTAACACAGATTCTGCTTCAGAAGTAAATGGTGTTTCAGAGCAGATACAAGACATGGTGATAGATCCTGTGTCCACACAAATGGAGGATGCCAGCTTCCAGTCCCAG GAAAACAGTGAATCCAGCAGCAGTTCCTCAGGTGGTGATGAGGACTGGACCCACTTGTCTTCCAAGGAAGTGGATCCTTCCACAGGTGAACTGCAGTCTCTGCAGATGCCAGAGACAGAAGGTCCCAGCTCCCTGGATGAACAGGATCCTCCCCAGCCAGGTCCTACAGGACTGCGAGAAGCTGCACTCTacccacatctcccaccag AAGCAGACCCTCGCCTCATTGAGTCTCTGTCCCAGATGCTCTCTATGGGCTTCTCTGATGAGGGTGGATGGCTCACTCGACTCCTGCAGACAAAGAACTGTGACATTGGAGCAGCATTAGATGCCATCCAGTACTCCAAGCAGCCACCTCACTTGTAG